Proteins from a single region of Punica granatum isolate Tunisia-2019 chromosome 8, ASM765513v2, whole genome shotgun sequence:
- the LOC116189552 gene encoding probable inorganic phosphate transporter 1-3: MASASRASAVFSELDNAKTQLYHFKAIVIAGMGFFTDAYDLFCITAVTKLLGRLYYYDPADPKHHPGTLPTNVNNAITGVALCGTLAGQLFFGWLGDKLGRKKVYGITLVTMVGCALASGLSFGSTAQSVIGSLCFFRFWLGFGIGGDYPLSAVIMSEYANQRTRGAFIAAVFAMQGVGIVFAGAVSMIVSKIFLNAYPAPIFKEDAVFSTQPQADYVWRIVLMLGAVPAALTYYWRMKMPETARYTALVKGDHTKAASDMAKVLDKEIIVENSGPQETPKDASPQSSYGLFSAEFMQRHGLHLLGTTSTWFLLDVAFYSLNLAQKDIYPAAGFVKKVTWMNAIEEVYRISRAMLIISLAATVPGYWFTVFLIDKIGRFIIQLMGFLMMSIFMAILGFRYHHFQGDSGDKCPPDTDKDNCNGHPFQFALFFGLTLFFANFGPNSTTFIVPAELFPARFRSTCHGISAAAGKAGAIIGAFWIQTYTQKDNGKKKAIIALAVVNMLGFVFTFLVPETKGKSLEEISENYDGHGHTTGAANGNVNGNGNVKNGEADVVREAELV, encoded by the coding sequence ATGGCCTCAGCAAGTCGGGCCTCAGCCGTCTTCTCGGAGCTTGACAATGCCAAGACTCAACTTTATCATTTCAAGGCGATAGTGATTGCGGGGATGGGCTTCTTCACCGATGCATACGATCTCTTCTGCATCACCGCCGTCACGAAGCTGTTAGGCCGCCTGTACTACTATGATCCCGCTGACCCAAAACACCACCCTGGGACTCTACCTACAAATGTCAACAATGCAATCACGGGTGTCGCTCTGTGTGGGACTCTAGCAGGGCAACTCTTCTTTGGTTGGCTAGGTGACAAGCTCGGCCGGAAAAAGGTCTATGGGATAACCCTAGTCACCATGGTAGGGTGCGCCCTGGCTTCCGGACTCTCATTCGGGTCAACAGCCCAGAGCGTGATCGGGAGTTTATGCTTCTTCCGGTTCTGGCTTGGCTTTGGCATTGGGGGAGATTATCCACTCTCGGCCGTTATAATGTCCGAGTATGCAAACCAACGGACCAGGGGAGCATTCATAGCTGCAGTATTTGCTATGCAGGGTGTTGGAATAGTGTTTGCCGGTGCCGTATCGATGATCGTCTCGAAGATCTTCCTCAACGCCTACCCTGCCCCAATATTCAAGGAGGACGCGGTCTTCTCAACCCAGCCCCAAGCGGACTATGTTTGGAGGATCGTGCTCATGCTCGGGGCCGTGCCAGCCGCTCTGACCTACTACTGGCGGATGAAGATGCCCGAAACTGCCCGTTACACTGCCCTTGTGAAGGGCGACCACACGAAGGCCGCCTCAGACATGGCCAAAGTCCTAGACAAAGAAATCATAGTGGAAAATTCGGGCCCTCAGGAGACACCGAAGGATGCTAGTCCCCAGTCTTCATACGGGCTATTCTCGGCCGAGTTCATGCAGAGGCACGGGCTCCACCTCCTTGGCACAACCTCCACATGGTTCCTTCTCGACGTTGCCTTCTACAGCCTCAACCTTGCACAGAAGGACATATACCCCGCCGCTGGATTCGTAAAAAAGGTCACGTGGATGAATGCCATCGAAGAGGTTTACCGGATTTCCAGGGCAATGCTCATAATATCACTGGCTGCGACCGTGCCGGGGTACTGGTTCACAGTTTTCCTGATCGACAAGATCGGACGGTTCATAATCCAGCTAATGGGGTTCCTCATGATGTCGATATTCATGGCGATCCTGGGGTTCCGGTACCATCATTTCCAGGGAGATTCGGGAGATAAGTGCCCGCCAGACACTGATAAGGATAACTGCAATGGCCATCCCTTCCAGTTCGCGCTCTTCTTTGGGCTGACCCTTTTCTTCGCCAACTTCGGCCCCAACAGCACCACCTTCATTGTGCCTGCCGAGCTCTTCCCAGCCCGTTTCCGGTCCACCTGCCACGGGATCTCGGCTGCGGCCGGGAAGGCTGGGGCGATCATCGGGGCGTTCTGGATCCAGACCTACACGCAGAAAGACAATGGCAAGAAAAAGGCGATCATAGCGCTTGCCGTGGTGAACATGCTCGGGTTCGTCTTCACTTTCCTGGTCCCGGAAACAAAGGGCAAGTCACTTGAGGAGATCTCCGAGAACTACGATGGTCATGGCCATACCACAGGCGCAGCAAATGGGAACGTTAATGGTAACGGGAATGTCAAGAACGGTGAAGCAGACGTCGTTCGTGAAGCGGAGTTGGTATGA
- the LOC116188562 gene encoding uncharacterized protein LOC116188562 isoform X3, which produces MEQGISSNCNGDQDSGTDGESRDCDVDRRESSDELDSSHERVEKANQDEQKIEVTSPAIRAESGEETNDDGFNEEQEESQMSVPHKRMVSQETFASTEYGDPCSEFSGTVVGDSCRSPTTIRGWHHAYDGSVSSLDAPADHFHGWDRSSGKQHSRKDEENFGLLRERLRKNKYVSNEMFESSRSRFHDRDGMAYGRSNELPPRVPVYKREPSFLYEDEGTSYQTGNIYFPHSSSYHSSRSPEELAEDEKIRLLRIVYELEDQLKKSCNLDQLDGRKSRAAYYSHELPEAEGLPGLNFPRRNPWAQNFRSARVPFSAETARTTHHLGYSHLGHLPRARQLSEPLLPPPFRNMSIHGPGRRNLYSPYSSWPSSPQPYMGSEFSVGSNDPSYEFQKLRKYYREREENLLKRHLRPIGKAAPFVTCYHCSKILQLPEDSLIFRKRYHRVRCGACSMVLKFSLENGNCVLPYELEAHGPPPSEAEDYDNSVDMAKLYSACDVGAQDMGSSPLHRLMGYSSVSQVFKGPGPSANGTTSPTRKSP; this is translated from the coding sequence ATGGAGCAGGGCATCTCCAGCAATTGCAATGGTGACCAAGACAGTGGGACCGACGGTGAGTCCCGAGATTGCGATGTGGATAGACGTGAATCATCGGATGAACTTGATTCATCACATGAGCGTGTTGAAAAGGCAAATCAAGATGAGCAGAAAATTGAAGTGACTTCACCAGCTATAAGAGCAGAGTCAGGAGAAGAAACCAACGATGATGGTTTCAATGAAGAGCAAGAGGAATCACAGATGAGTGTTCCTCATAAGCGTATGGTGTCTCAAGAAACATTTGCAAGCACAGAATATGGGGATCCTTGTTCTGAGTTCAGCGGCACAGTTGTTGGAGATTCATGCAGGTCTCCAACAACAATTCGAGGTTGGCATCACGCTTATGACGGAAGTGTCTCTTCTCTTGATGCACCTGCAGATCATTTCCATGGTTGGGACAGAAGTAGCGGGAAACAACATTCCAGGAAAGACGAAGAGAACTTTGGTTTGTTAAGAGAGAGGCTCCGCAAGAACAAGTATGTGTCAAATGAGATGTTCGAGTCGTCAAGAAGCAGATTTCATGATAGAGACGGGATGGCATATGGAAGAAGTAATGAACTACCACCTCGGGTTCCTGTCTATAAAAGGGAACCGAGTTTCCTATATGAGGACGAAGGTACTTCATATCAAACAGGCAACATTTACTTCCCACATAGTTCGAGTTATCATTCATCTCGCTCGCCTGAGGAGCTTGCTGAAGACGAGAAGATAAGATTGCTACGAATTGTTTATGAGCTTGAGGATCAGCTAAAGAAATCATGCAATCTTGATCAACTCGATGGACGAAAGAGTCGGGCTGCATACTACAGTCATGAGCTGCCCGAGGCCGAAGGCCTGCCAGGCTTGAACTTTCCACGGCGTAATCCTTGGGCGCAAAACTTCAGATCTGCGAGAGTACCCTTCTCGGCAGAGACGGCAAGAACTACCCACCACCTTGGTTACTCTCATTTGGGGCACCTGCCTCGAGCCCGCCAACTATCTGAGCCTCTGCTTCCACCTCCTTTTCGCAACATGAGTATCCATGGTCCCGGGAGGAGGAACCTCTACAGTCCTTACAGCTCATGGCCTTCGAGCCCCCAGCCGTACATGGGATCTGAGTTCTCGGTGGGGTCCAATGATCCGAGCTATGAGTTTCAGAAGCTGAGGAAGTACTATCGGGAGAGGGAGGAAAATTTATTGAAGAGACACTTGCGGCCCATTGGTAAGGCTGCCCCGTTTGTGACTTGCTACCATTGCTCAAAGATTCTTCAGCTGCCCGAAGATTCCCTCATCTTCAGGAAGAGGTACCACCGGGTTAGGTGCGGAGCTTGCTCAATGGTCTTAAAGTTCTCTCTTGAGAACGGGAATTGCGTGCTCCCTTATGAGCTCGAGGCTCATGGGCCTCCACCTTCCGAGGCCGAAGACTACGACAACTCGGTTGATATGGCAAAGTTGTACTCTGCCTGTGACGTTGGCGCTCAAGATATGGGAAGCTCACCGCTTCATAGGCTCATGGGTTACTCTTCGGTAAGTCAAGTCTTCAAAGGGCCTGGTCCATCGGCCAATGGCACGACCTCGCCAACCCGAAAGAGTCCATGA
- the LOC116188562 gene encoding protein ENHANCED DISEASE RESISTANCE 4-like isoform X2, which produces MEEKNFQREKFLCLCFLSSKAKHYKNDARNAGSDLHKATDAPKDELDKALEENTELGDLDIVIPSSTEHSLDLGNEMEQGISSNCNGDQDSGTDGESRDCDVDRRESSDELDSSHERVEKANQDEQKIEVTSPAIRAESGEETNDDGFNEEQEESQMSVPHKRMVSQETFASTEYGDPCSEFSGTVVGDSCRSPTTIRGWHHAYDGSVSSLDAPADHFHGWDRSSGKQHSRKDEENFGLLRERLRKNKYVSNEMFESSRSRFHDRDGMAYGRSNELPPRVPVYKREPSFLYEDEGTSYQTGNIYFPHSSSYHSSRSPEELAEDEKIRLLRIVYELEDQLKKSCNLDQLDGRKSRAAYYSHELPEAEGLPGLNFPRRNPWAQNFRSARVPFSAETARTTHHLGYSHLGHLPRARQLSEPLLPPPFRNMSIHGPGRRNLYSPYSSWPSSPQPYMGSEFSVGSNDPSYEFQKLRKYYREREENLLKRHLRPIGKAAPFVTCYHCSKILQLPEDSLIFRKRYHRVRCGACSMVLKFSLENGNCVLPYELEAHGPPPSEAEDYDNSVDMAKLYSACDVGAQDMGSSPLHRLMGYSSVSQVFKGPGPSANGTTSPTRKSP; this is translated from the exons ATGGAAGAAAAGAATTTTCAGAGGGAGAAATTCCTCTGCCTGTGCTTCCTTTCCAGCAAAG CAAAACATTATAAGAATGATGCCCGTAACGCAGGATCAGACTTGCATAAAGCGACTGATGCTCCAAAAGATGAACTGGATAAAGCTTTAGAGGAGAACACAGAATTGGGCGACTTAGACATAGTTATTCCTTCCTCAACAGAGCATTCTTTAGATCTGGGCAATGAGATGGAGCAGGGCATCTCCAGCAATTGCAATGGTGACCAAGACAGTGGGACCGACGGTGAGTCCCGAGATTGCGATGTGGATAGACGTGAATCATCGGATGAACTTGATTCATCACATGAGCGTGTTGAAAAGGCAAATCAAGATGAGCAGAAAATTGAAGTGACTTCACCAGCTATAAGAGCAGAGTCAGGAGAAGAAACCAACGATGATGGTTTCAATGAAGAGCAAGAGGAATCACAGATGAGTGTTCCTCATAAGCGTATGGTGTCTCAAGAAACATTTGCAAGCACAGAATATGGGGATCCTTGTTCTGAGTTCAGCGGCACAGTTGTTGGAGATTCATGCAGGTCTCCAACAACAATTCGAGGTTGGCATCACGCTTATGACGGAAGTGTCTCTTCTCTTGATGCACCTGCAGATCATTTCCATGGTTGGGACAGAAGTAGCGGGAAACAACATTCCAGGAAAGACGAAGAGAACTTTGGTTTGTTAAGAGAGAGGCTCCGCAAGAACAAGTATGTGTCAAATGAGATGTTCGAGTCGTCAAGAAGCAGATTTCATGATAGAGACGGGATGGCATATGGAAGAAGTAATGAACTACCACCTCGGGTTCCTGTCTATAAAAGGGAACCGAGTTTCCTATATGAGGACGAAGGTACTTCATATCAAACAGGCAACATTTACTTCCCACATAGTTCGAGTTATCATTCATCTCGCTCGCCTGAGGAGCTTGCTGAAGACGAGAAGATAAGATTGCTACGAATTGTTTATGAGCTTGAGGATCAGCTAAAGAAATCATGCAATCTTGATCAACTCGATGGACGAAAGAGTCGGGCTGCATACTACAGTCATGAGCTGCCCGAGGCCGAAGGCCTGCCAGGCTTGAACTTTCCACGGCGTAATCCTTGGGCGCAAAACTTCAGATCTGCGAGAGTACCCTTCTCGGCAGAGACGGCAAGAACTACCCACCACCTTGGTTACTCTCATTTGGGGCACCTGCCTCGAGCCCGCCAACTATCTGAGCCTCTGCTTCCACCTCCTTTTCGCAACATGAGTATCCATGGTCCCGGGAGGAGGAACCTCTACAGTCCTTACAGCTCATGGCCTTCGAGCCCCCAGCCGTACATGGGATCTGAGTTCTCGGTGGGGTCCAATGATCCGAGCTATGAGTTTCAGAAGCTGAGGAAGTACTATCGGGAGAGGGAGGAAAATTTATTGAAGAGACACTTGCGGCCCATTGGTAAGGCTGCCCCGTTTGTGACTTGCTACCATTGCTCAAAGATTCTTCAGCTGCCCGAAGATTCCCTCATCTTCAGGAAGAGGTACCACCGGGTTAGGTGCGGAGCTTGCTCAATGGTCTTAAAGTTCTCTCTTGAGAACGGGAATTGCGTGCTCCCTTATGAGCTCGAGGCTCATGGGCCTCCACCTTCCGAGGCCGAAGACTACGACAACTCGGTTGATATGGCAAAGTTGTACTCTGCCTGTGACGTTGGCGCTCAAGATATGGGAAGCTCACCGCTTCATAGGCTCATGGGTTACTCTTCGGTAAGTCAAGTCTTCAAAGGGCCTGGTCCATCGGCCAATGGCACGACCTCGCCAACCCGAAAGAGTCCATGA
- the LOC116189149 gene encoding uncharacterized protein LOC116189149 — MDVAFLNVLLEMKRRTHTTTWKTSTWKEITQEMINLFPEKHLFLQKVKDKYQRMKTNFTRFSEILKHTGVGWDADTNTITADSDVWDMFIKKNRAYKTFRSKGCKYYDMQKQLFSSFVATGVLRISSTDPPPTLEEERRLNAEFLSRGKGKQKYHVDLEEGSDESDDPVHVAEPILIESRRRVPKRSQSKNSQMQECMDIFRGSFTKNQQHTPPSAKKSKSVSSPEKPEKNSESGQSTP, encoded by the exons ATGGATGTCGCTTTCCTAAACGTACTGCTTGAGATGAAGAGAAGAACACACACTACAACATGGAAGACTAGCACTTGGAAAGAGATCACACAGGAAATGATCAACCTTTTTCCCGAAAAGCATCTGTTCTTGCAGAAGGTGAAGGACAAGTATCAAAGAATGAAGACAAATTTCACCCGATTTTCTGAAATATTAAAGCATACAGGCGTCGGATGGGATGCTGACACAAACACCATCACCGCCGACTCAGATGTTTGGGATATGTTTATAAAG AAGAATAGGGCATACAAGACTTTTCGGAGTAAGGGATGCAAGTACTACGATATGCAAAAGCAACTGTTTAGTTCTTTCGTGGCCACCGGTGTTCTTCGCATATCCTCGACCGATCCACCACCAACTTTAGAGGAAGAACGGCGGCTGAATGCGGAATTCTTATCTAGGGGGAAGGGAAAGCAGAAATACCATGTCGATCTCGAAGAAGGATCCGACGAGAGTGACGACCCCGTTCATGTTGCAGAGCCCATTTTAATCGAGTCTCGACGTCGAGTGCCAAAAAGATCGCAAAGCAAGAACTCACAAATGCAGGAGTGCATGGACATATTCAGAGGGAGTTTCACGAAGAACCAACAGCACACCCCACCGTCAGCAAAGAAAAGCAAGTCCGTATCGAGCCCCGAGAAACCTGAGAAGAATAGTGAAAGCGGGCAAAGCACTCCTTGA
- the LOC116188562 gene encoding protein ENHANCED DISEASE RESISTANCE 4-like isoform X1 has protein sequence MNPKVRLVKCPKCRSVLPESANVPVYKCGGCDTILRAKHYKNDARNAGSDLHKATDAPKDELDKALEENTELGDLDIVIPSSTEHSLDLGNEMEQGISSNCNGDQDSGTDGESRDCDVDRRESSDELDSSHERVEKANQDEQKIEVTSPAIRAESGEETNDDGFNEEQEESQMSVPHKRMVSQETFASTEYGDPCSEFSGTVVGDSCRSPTTIRGWHHAYDGSVSSLDAPADHFHGWDRSSGKQHSRKDEENFGLLRERLRKNKYVSNEMFESSRSRFHDRDGMAYGRSNELPPRVPVYKREPSFLYEDEGTSYQTGNIYFPHSSSYHSSRSPEELAEDEKIRLLRIVYELEDQLKKSCNLDQLDGRKSRAAYYSHELPEAEGLPGLNFPRRNPWAQNFRSARVPFSAETARTTHHLGYSHLGHLPRARQLSEPLLPPPFRNMSIHGPGRRNLYSPYSSWPSSPQPYMGSEFSVGSNDPSYEFQKLRKYYREREENLLKRHLRPIGKAAPFVTCYHCSKILQLPEDSLIFRKRYHRVRCGACSMVLKFSLENGNCVLPYELEAHGPPPSEAEDYDNSVDMAKLYSACDVGAQDMGSSPLHRLMGYSSVSQVFKGPGPSANGTTSPTRKSP, from the exons ATGAATCCCAAAGTTCGGTTAGTTAAGTGCCCCAAATGTCGGAGTGTTCTTCCCGAGTCTGCAAATGTTCCTGTTTATAAATGCGGTGGATGTGACACCATTCTCCGAG CAAAACATTATAAGAATGATGCCCGTAACGCAGGATCAGACTTGCATAAAGCGACTGATGCTCCAAAAGATGAACTGGATAAAGCTTTAGAGGAGAACACAGAATTGGGCGACTTAGACATAGTTATTCCTTCCTCAACAGAGCATTCTTTAGATCTGGGCAATGAGATGGAGCAGGGCATCTCCAGCAATTGCAATGGTGACCAAGACAGTGGGACCGACGGTGAGTCCCGAGATTGCGATGTGGATAGACGTGAATCATCGGATGAACTTGATTCATCACATGAGCGTGTTGAAAAGGCAAATCAAGATGAGCAGAAAATTGAAGTGACTTCACCAGCTATAAGAGCAGAGTCAGGAGAAGAAACCAACGATGATGGTTTCAATGAAGAGCAAGAGGAATCACAGATGAGTGTTCCTCATAAGCGTATGGTGTCTCAAGAAACATTTGCAAGCACAGAATATGGGGATCCTTGTTCTGAGTTCAGCGGCACAGTTGTTGGAGATTCATGCAGGTCTCCAACAACAATTCGAGGTTGGCATCACGCTTATGACGGAAGTGTCTCTTCTCTTGATGCACCTGCAGATCATTTCCATGGTTGGGACAGAAGTAGCGGGAAACAACATTCCAGGAAAGACGAAGAGAACTTTGGTTTGTTAAGAGAGAGGCTCCGCAAGAACAAGTATGTGTCAAATGAGATGTTCGAGTCGTCAAGAAGCAGATTTCATGATAGAGACGGGATGGCATATGGAAGAAGTAATGAACTACCACCTCGGGTTCCTGTCTATAAAAGGGAACCGAGTTTCCTATATGAGGACGAAGGTACTTCATATCAAACAGGCAACATTTACTTCCCACATAGTTCGAGTTATCATTCATCTCGCTCGCCTGAGGAGCTTGCTGAAGACGAGAAGATAAGATTGCTACGAATTGTTTATGAGCTTGAGGATCAGCTAAAGAAATCATGCAATCTTGATCAACTCGATGGACGAAAGAGTCGGGCTGCATACTACAGTCATGAGCTGCCCGAGGCCGAAGGCCTGCCAGGCTTGAACTTTCCACGGCGTAATCCTTGGGCGCAAAACTTCAGATCTGCGAGAGTACCCTTCTCGGCAGAGACGGCAAGAACTACCCACCACCTTGGTTACTCTCATTTGGGGCACCTGCCTCGAGCCCGCCAACTATCTGAGCCTCTGCTTCCACCTCCTTTTCGCAACATGAGTATCCATGGTCCCGGGAGGAGGAACCTCTACAGTCCTTACAGCTCATGGCCTTCGAGCCCCCAGCCGTACATGGGATCTGAGTTCTCGGTGGGGTCCAATGATCCGAGCTATGAGTTTCAGAAGCTGAGGAAGTACTATCGGGAGAGGGAGGAAAATTTATTGAAGAGACACTTGCGGCCCATTGGTAAGGCTGCCCCGTTTGTGACTTGCTACCATTGCTCAAAGATTCTTCAGCTGCCCGAAGATTCCCTCATCTTCAGGAAGAGGTACCACCGGGTTAGGTGCGGAGCTTGCTCAATGGTCTTAAAGTTCTCTCTTGAGAACGGGAATTGCGTGCTCCCTTATGAGCTCGAGGCTCATGGGCCTCCACCTTCCGAGGCCGAAGACTACGACAACTCGGTTGATATGGCAAAGTTGTACTCTGCCTGTGACGTTGGCGCTCAAGATATGGGAAGCTCACCGCTTCATAGGCTCATGGGTTACTCTTCGGTAAGTCAAGTCTTCAAAGGGCCTGGTCCATCGGCCAATGGCACGACCTCGCCAACCCGAAAGAGTCCATGA
- the LOC116189555 gene encoding uncharacterized protein LOC116189555 produces MEKLCPAARGVWLVSTLLVASFLVSGGEGKCKDPRCNANLSPFQQWISVAECLRNTPPSCPDKYKLTIEGWMNVTSEDGEAFCKEGGCKDQTLAVLDCINDVKRDAWFGSGAVVQDLVFTINHGCTYGFNGTTLIKKKHK; encoded by the exons ATGGAGAAGCTTTGTCCTGCAGCAAGAGGAGTTTGGTTAGTTTCCACCCTTCTGGTGGCATCCTTTCTGGTTAGCG GTGGAGAAGGTAAATGTAAAGATCCCAGATGCAATGCGAATCTAAGCCCCTTTCAGCAGTGGATAAGTGTCGCAGAGTGCCTCAGAAAC ACACCACCGAGCTGTCCCGACAAGTACAAGCTGACAATAGAAGGATGGATGAACGTAACGAGCGAGGATGGAGAGGCTTTTTGCAAGGAAGGAGGCTGTAAGGACCAGACACTGGCTGTTTTAGACTGCATCAACGATGTAAAGAGAGACGCCTGGTTTGGCAGTGGAGCGGTGGTGCAGGATCTCGTCTTCACCATCAATCACGGGTGTACTTACG GGTTCAATGGAACCACCCTGATCAAGAAGAAACATAAGTGA
- the LOC116189554 gene encoding 60S ribosomal protein L10: MGRRPARCYRQIKNKPYPKSRYCRGVPDPKIRIYDVGMKKKGVDEFPFCVHLVSWEKENVSSEALEAARIACNKYMAKYAGKDAFHLRVRVHPFHVLRINKMLSCAGADRLQTGMRGAFGKPQGTCARVSIGQVLLSVRCKDSNSHHAQEALRRAKFKFPGRQKIIVSRKWGFTKFSRSDYLRWKSENRIMPDGVNAKLLGCHGPLANRQPGRAFLNATT, from the exons ATGGGGAGAA GACCTGCTAGGTGTTACCGCCAAATCAAGAATAAGCCATACCCGAAATCACGGTACTGCCGTGGTGTCCCTGACCCCAAGATCAGGATCTATGATGTTGGGATGAAGAAGAAGGGTGTGGATGAGTTCCCTTTCTGTGTCCACTTGGTCAGCTGGGAGAAGGAAAATGTCTCAAGTGAGGCCCTTGAAGCTGCACGTATCGCCTGCAACAAGTACATGGCTAAGTATGCAGGAAAGGATGCCTTCCACCTGAGGGTGAGGGTCCACCCATTCCATGTCCTTCGTATCAACAAGATGCTTTCGTGCGCTGGGGCTGATAGGCTCCAGACTGGTATGAGAGGTGCCTTCGGGAAGCCTCAGGGCACTTGTGCTAGAGTTAGCATCGGTCAGGTCCTCCTCTCTGTCCGCTGCAAGGACAGTAACAGCCATCATGCTCAGGAGGCCCTTCGTCGTGCCAAGTTCAAGTTCCCTGGTCGCCAAAAGATCATTGTCAGCAGGAAGTG GGGATTCACCAAGTTTAGCCGCTCTGACTACTTGAGGTGGAAATCGGAGAACAGAATTATGCCAGATGGTGTGAATGCTAAG CTTCTTGGATGTCATGGACCCTTGGCCAATCGCCAACCTGGAAGAGCTTTCCTGAATGCGACTACTTAA
- the LOC116189551 gene encoding probable inactive receptor kinase At5g58300, whose amino-acid sequence MKLPAVVSTVLFLFFAFPISPLLAADLNSDREALLEFISSVPHARKLNWNSSSPICSSWVGVTCDVSSNRVISVRLPGVGLYGPIPENTFGKLDGLRVLSLRSNYLNGTLPSDVPSIPSLRYLFLQHNNFSGTVPTSFSPQLKVLDISSNSFTGGIPDLELPSLKLLNVSHNNFTGSIPSSLRKFPDSSFLGNSLLCGEPLKECSNESQQQPVTVPHSETVRPKKKIQAGTIIALSIAGSVVIVLLGLVICICCIKKKDGKSVILKSKATNGGNVTSKDFGSGVQEPEKNKLFFFDGCSYNFDLEDLLRASAEVLGKGSYGTAYKAILDDGTTLVVKRLREVVAGKKEFEQQMELVGRVGRHPNVVPIRAYYYSKDEKLLVYEYMAEGSLFARLHGAKSAGRAPLDWDTRLKVALGAAKGIAHVHSESGAKCLHGNIKSTNIFLTQDNEGSVSDFGLTPLMNFTAAISRTIGYHSPEAIESRKVTQKSDVYSFGVLLLEILTGKAPLQYTGYDDAVDLPRWVRSVVREEWTAEVFDVELLRFQNAEEEMVQMLQIGLACVSKVPDTRPNMEEVVRMIEEIRGSEAKDRPSSEAESNVQTP is encoded by the exons ATGAAGCTTCCAGCAGTGGTCTCGACGGTTTTGTTCCTTTTCTTCGCATTTCCAATCTCTCCCCTCCTTGCAGCTGATCTGAATTCCGATAGAGAAGCGCTTCTTGAGTTCATCTCCTCTGTACCTCATGCCCGAAAACTCAACTGGAACTCCAGTTCACCCATTTGCAGCTCTTGGGTTGGAGTTACTTGCGATGTGAGTTCGAACAGAGTTATTTCCGTTAGGCTTCCTGGAGTAGGACTTTACGGGCCAATCCCGGAAAATACTTTTGGAAAACTTGATGGTTTGAGGGTCTTGAGTCTCCGGTCGAATTACTTGAATGGCACTCTTCCTTCGGATGTGCCTTCGATCCCTTCCCTCCGTTACCTTTTCCTCCAGCATAATAACTTCTCGGGTACTGTCCCGACCTCTTTCTCTCCGCAGCTCAAAGTCTTGGATATTTCCTCTAACTCCTTCACAGGAGGAATCCCGGATCTTGAACTTCCTAGTCTCAAGCTTCTGAATGTTAGCCACAACAATTTCACAGGCTCAATTCCTTCTTCTCTCCGAAAATTTCCTGATTCTTCATTCCTTGGGAACTCTCTCTTGTGCGGGGAACCCCTCAAAGAGTGCTCTAATGAATCCCAGCAGCAGCCTGTAACAGTTCCTCATAGTGAAACTGTGAGGCCGAAGAAAAAAATCCAAGCTGGAACTATTATCGCCCTATCTATTGCAGGCTCCGTGGTGATCGTCCTCCTTGGTCTCGTGATCTGCATATGCTGCATAAAGAAGAAAGACGGCAAAAGCGTTATCTTGAAGTCCAAAGCTACAAATGGTGGGAATGTTACTTCAAAGGACTTTGGGAGCGGAGTTCAAGAGCCCGAGAAGAACAAGctcttcttctttgatggCTGCTCTTACAACTTCGACCTCGAGGACTTACTGAGGGCTTCCGCGGAAGTTCTTGGGAAGGGAAGCTACGGGACGGCTTATAAGGCTATTTTGGACGATGGGACAACTCTGGTGGTTAAGAGACTGAGGGAAGTCGTGGCGGGGAAGAAGGAGTTTGAGCAGCAGATGGAGCTCGTGGGAAGGGTGGGAAGGCATCCTAATGTGGTCCCTATCCGAGCTTATTACTACTCGAAGGACGAGAAGCTCTTGGTATACGAGTACATGGCTGAGGGAAGCTTGTTCGCACGCTTACATG GGGCTAAAAGTGCTGGAAGGGCTCCATTGGACTGGGATACGAGACTGAAGGTCGCGCTTGGAGCAGCAAAGGGGATTGCACACGTCCACTCTGAAAGTGGAGCCAAATGCCTCCACGGAAACATCAAGTCTACCAACATTTTCCTCACCCAAGACAATGAAGGTTCTGTTTCTGATTTCGGGCTAACACCACTTATGAACTTCACTGCTGCCATCTCCCGAACCATTGGTTACCACTCTCCTGAGGCGATCGAGTCACGAAAGGTCACCCAGAAGTCTGATGTCTATAGCTTTGGGGTCCTGCTCCTAGAAATTCTCACAGGAAAAGCTCCATTGCAGTACACAGGCTATGATGATGCAGTCGACCTCCCAAGATGGGTGAGGTCGGTGGTTCGAGAGGAGTGGACCGCTGAGGTGTTTGATGTCGAGCTCCTGAGGTTCCAGAATGCCGAGGAAGAGATGGTTCAAATGCTTCAGATCGGACTCGCCTGTGTTTCCAAGGTTCCAGACACTCGGCCAAACATGGAAGAGGTCGTTAGGATGATCGAGGAGATTCGTGGAAGTGAGGCCAAGGACCGTCCATCCTCTGAGGCCGAGTCAAATGTTCAGACTCCCTAA